From the Oceanobacillus kimchii X50 genome, the window AACTATAATTATAAAAATGATAAATCCCCCTAAGGCTAAAATGAAAAAGTCTTAGGGGATTTAATGATAAAAAGTCTATTTTTCTTCGAATGGCTCAATATGAATGAGCGCATGAGAAATTCGATGCTTATCGTATAAATATTCTTCAATACGATCAGTGATTTCATGACCTTCAGCAACTGTCAAATTAGGATCTACATGAATCGTTATATCAAGAAGTTCTTGGTTTCCATGGATCCTGCCTTTAATATCATCAACGCGTAGTACTGAAGGGTCTTTATCTATTGTTTCTTTTATTTCTGTTAATTTTTCATCATCAAAGCCATCGGTCAATGTAATCGTGGAATCTTTAAAAATATCCCAAGCAGTTTTACAAATAATGATACCTACAACTCCAGCAGTTAGTGGATCTAGCCAAAATAAACCGAATTGAGCGCCGATAATACCAATAAATACTCCGATACTGACTAAAGCATCTGCCTTATTATCCATAGCTGCCGCATATAAAGATCCACTCTCAATTTTTTTTGATAATCGTAAGTTAAATCGATACACAAACAACATAATTACCGCAGCAAAAATGGCAGTCCAAGCTGTTAACATATCAGGTTGTGTGTAAGATGAATTGATTAGTTTTTGTCCAGCTTCGATGATGACTTGGAGCCCGATAAACATCATGATGAATGCTGCGAATAAGGAAGCAATTGTTTCTGCACGATAGTGACCGTAACGATGGATATCATCAGGCGGTTTGCGGGCAATTTTAAGTCCGATTAGTACAGCAACAGAAGTGACAATATCGGTTAGATTATTTAATCCATCTGCTCGTAATCCATCCGAGTTTCCGATGGAAGCAATATATAGTTTTGATGAAGCAAGTATAAGGTAAGCAATGATACTTAGCCATGCACCTTTTTCACCTTGTTTTAAATGATCTGAACGATTCATTTTCTCTTATCCTCCAGCGTGTAATAAATACACTTTATTTATAGCTTATATAGTCTACCAAACCTTCTACTGGTGGGTCTAGAGAAACAAACAAGCATATAGCCATAGGTCTTGAAAGTTCTAAAGGAAGTTTCCTTGATACAACATATCATTAGTAAAAATACAAATTTTATTAATAGAACCAATTTCATAATACGATATTTTGTGTGTTATCCGAATGTTACCTGCTTTAAATTTCATTACAAACGGATGCTTTTTAGCTAAATTGAAAAAGATGAACACTTTTTAATTAATATATTAAAAATTAAATAAGAAGGTTGCAATTTATTAGAAAATTAAGGATAATGGTTAAAAGGAACAAAGGGGGCCTATTCCATGAGGAAGGCTAAAACAGTATATCGTATATTTCGCTATGCAGGAGAACCATTACAGGCTAAACGCGAGATTTCATTTGAAACAAGCTTGTTCTCAAGATTGATGTTAGATGAGCTATGCTTCAATTGGAATAAGACGAAATTGGAAGAAGCCTTAAATAGCTCCATCGATCAAAATAATATACAATTGTTCCGGAAGTTAAGCCAAGAGTACAAGCAGTTTGTTTGGGAATAAAATATTGATTATGCCTTGCCTCAACAGGTAAGGCTTTTTTTGAATTTAATTTGGAGGTGAATTATTTTGCTGGTAGAAAAATAAATTAAATGGAATATGAAAAAATGGAGGAAAAAAGATGAATAATAAAAATTCTATAGTAAAGAAACAGTATACAATTATTTTTTACATACTATTATTTTCAATTTTACTAGGAGTAGGGGCAGAACTAGTTGTGGGCGCTCCGATTGCTAATATTTTAGCAATTTTTATAGGGGGGGTAATTGGTCTTATCATAATTTGGGTATTAAATCGAAGTGAACGAAATACTCACTTTATTCCTTATATAGTTATTGTTGCTATTACCGGAGTAGCATTAATCGTAATGATGAGTTCAGCGTATGTAACAAATATGTTATTTATGTTTTATCTGTTGGCGGTTTCTGCTTTATCACTTTCTATCCCAGCTTTAATTACTGGTGGAGTGGTTGGGTTGCTACTACTTAGCTATTTCGTGTTAGAAAAGGGTGCTGCTATTGGATTTGATTCACGTTCTATGGCTATCACACTTGTTTTTTATACACTAGTATTTATTGTTTTATTTATTCAGGTGAAAATCACTCAAATGCTACTGATAAATGCAGAGAAGTTGTTAGAAGAAAGTAAAAAGCTTACAGATAGTCAAATGGAACAGTCTAAGTTAGTAAAGAGCGGTGTATCTCAAGTTCATCAGAAAATGCAAGTAATTGAAAAGGAAAGTCATTGGAACTTTCAATCCATGATGGAAATGCGAGATGCCTTTAAAGAAATGAATGAAGCAACACAAATTCAGTCACAAGCCGCTACGACAATTTCAGAGACTACAGAAATGACGAATCAGCAAATTAAACATATGATTGATTTATTTACAAAACTAAAAAATGACGGTCATGATTTGGAAGCGTTATCAAAGTCTGGATCTCAATCTATCGGTGAATTGAATGAAATGATGGATGGATTTCAACAATCTTTTAACGATTTATCAACAAATATGAAACAATTAGAGCGTACAATTAAAGAGAGTACCGAATTTATTACGGAAATACAAAGTATTGCTTCACAAACAAATTTACTAGCATTGAATGCAAGCATTGAAGCGGCACGAGCTGGTGAGGCAGGAAAAGGGTTTGCGGTTGTAGCTGAAGAGATTCGTAAACTTGCAGAAACATCAAAGTCTACAGCAGAAAAGATTGAGATTAATATGGAAGGGATACAACAAGGTGCTATTCACACACAACAAGAAGTGTATCAAAATGGAGAGAAGTTGGAACGGAGCGTCAAGCGAGTAAACAAAGCAAGCGACAACTTTTCAATTATCTCAAAAGAAATTTTACGATTTTTAAATTACACTGCTGATTTACGCCACCGTGGTCATAACATTCAAACATCTTCCATAGAAATAGATCAATCACTAGACCGGCTTGTTTCTATAATAGAAGAGAATACTGCTACTATGGAACAGATGGAAGCTACAGTTGAACAACAAGCTAGTCGAATGGGCGTTTTAACAGAAGCAATTGAGGCGACGAATGAAGCTGCTGCGTCACTAGAAATGAAAAAAGTCTAGTATTGGGGGAGAATGGATGGATTTAAAGAGTAGAAAAAAGATACAACGTAGCTGGATGATGTATGACTTTGGAAATTCAGCATTTGCAACAACCATCATGGCGGCAGTCTTACCTGTATATTATTCAACTGTTGCCGCATCTGGATTAGATGACAATTTGGCCACTAGCTATTGGGGGTATTCACAATCAATATCTGTGCTAATCGTTGCTATTCTTGCCCCAATTCTTGGTGCAATTAGTGATTTTTCTGCAGCAAAGAAGAAGTTCCTACGTTTCTTTGCTTTTATGGGAATTATAGCTAGTTTATTAATGATGTTTATAGGAGAAGGAGATTATATATTTGCATCACTACTATTCATCATTGGTTCTATCGGTTTTTCTGGTGCAAATGTTTTTTATGATGGATTCTTACCTGAAATTGCTGATAAAGACGAGATGGATAAGGTCTCCTCTGGGGGATTTGCCTTTGGTTACATCGGAGGAGGAATCTTACTTGCAATCAATGTTGTTATGATTTTAAGCCCAGACGTATTCGGTCTACCTAATACCGAGTGGGCTACAAGGCTAGCTCTAGCTTCTGTAGGGATTTGGTGGTTTATATTTGCTATACCATTATTGAAAAATATTAAAGAGGAAAAAAAGCAACAAGTTACGAGAACTAAATCGTATGTTGCGATTGGATTCAATAGAGTAGGAAATACTTTTCGTGAAATAAAACAATATAAACAACTAGTTATATTTCTAATTGCGTTCTGGTTATACAATGATGGTATTTCAACCATAATACGAATGGCGACAGTATATGGAAGTGAAATAGGAATTGCTCAAAATGATTTAATTATAGCGTTATTAATTACACAATTTGTTGGTATACCATTTACTTTTTTCTTTGGTTGGTTAGCAACGAAAATAAATCCAAAAAATGCTCTATATATTACTTTATTTACCTATCTTGGAATTGTTATTATCGGTTATTTTATGAATTCTGCACTTCATTTTTACTTATTGGCAATTATTGTGGGTATGGTACAAGGTGGTGCCCAATCGCTAAGTAGGTCTATCTTCGGAAGAATGATTCCAGCTGGAAAACATGCAGAGTTTTTTGGTTTTTATGGAATTTCGTCAAAATTTGCCGCAGTAGTTGGACCATTTATGTTCGCAACCATTGGACATTTAACTGGTAATAGTAGACTCGGCATATTATCGTTGATTTTCTTTTTTGTAGCAGGTATCATTTTATTACGATTTGTTGATATTAATAAAGGTATTTTGGAAGCAAAAGAAGCATCTAATCCAAAAGATGATGTGATTGTTAAAACAAAGTAATAGTAGAATGTAAGTAAACCCCCTACTGTAGATGGTACTAATCCAAAAGTAGGGGGTTTTTATCCTTATTTAAAGGTGGTGTCAATTGAAATTAATCGTTGGGTCATTCCAAGCTATTCGTTTTTCATCAGAATCATTTTTATTATACGATACGGTCGTAAAGTAAATGATTGTGGCTTTTTCACTTCCTAAAACTCGGTATCCATAAGCAACACCCTTTGGTATTAATCATAGGATTGGATTTTGTTTTTCCCTTTACATCAGTTCTGCCAGATACTCATAAGAGGGACATATTTTAACTGCTTATTTTCTGACTTGATTTTAAAATGAAACGAGTGTGATAAACTAAATAATCGAAATTCCCGAATTGGTCATGCCTCTGGTCCTTATATTCCGTTTCTATATGATTGGATTTGAATATATGTTTTCTAGCTCAAGTGAAAGAGGCATGCCTGTATCATAGGAAATATTGCCGATAATGTCGTTTATCAGATTATTATCATTATAATTATGATTTACCCAGTACTGGTGTATGAGTGGCAGTAATTTACATATTTCTTCATGTGCATCCTCATAATGTTCTAAAAAGCTTCTTGTTGAAGGAACATATGTTGCAGGATGATGCCATATGTTATGACCCTCATTAAGGTAATCGATACTTGATCGAATCGGCTGATGCGAGTAAGAAGATATAACATTACTAAGTAATTTATTTTTCCATAAATAAGGATCGGCAAGTATCTTATGTGCCAATTTCATATCATGATAAGATTTTTTAATATAATCATCAGGTGGAGTTAGATCCGGATAGATATTTCTGATCGATTGCTGTAGTATTTGGTGTATATCTAATGGTAGAGAATCTCCTACATCAATGTCTAGATAAACGGGAAATTTCCATGCTTCTTTTTTTCTTAATTTTTGCATCATGATTGTATCAATAATTACTTCCAATTTTTGATGATTACTGCCTTCATAACCCGCATGATAATGAATAAATGGATGTGTATGACGGTCTAGTATGTGATGCGTAATAAAACCTAGTACATAAGCTTGGACTTGAATATTACACTTTTTTGCCCTCTGTATTAATTGTTGCAAAAATTCTCCGCATTGTTTTGTATGTAAAGTTGTTCCTAACTGTTGTACTGGCCCTTCTTTTACCCAGGGCCAAAATTGATAATAGAAAAAAGGGTCTGGTCCTTGTGCCCCAAGATTTAAAGCAGGTCCAGTATATATAGATAGATCCACAGAGTTGCATGCATCTTCAGCAAATAAGATATGCGTCCATATATTCGGCATGAAAAAATCCTCCCATAATATACAATTTTCAGTTATTTATGATATATTTTACCATGGACGGAAAGAAATCGAAAAATATTAAAAAATTTGATACACTATCATTGAGGATTTAACAAAGGGAGGAAATAAAATGGATTATCGTATTGAAAAAGATACAATTGGGGAGATTCAAGTTCCTGCTGATAAATATTGGGGCGCACAAACGCAACGTAGTAAGCAAAATTTTCCAATTGGAAATGAAAAAATGCCAGTCGAAATTATTAAAGCGTTTGCAATATTAAAACGTAGCACTGCAGAAGCTAATTTCAAATTAGGCTTAATGGAACAAGATAAAATGAAAGCTATTCAATATGCTGCTGATCAAGTATTAAACGATTCACTTACAGATCATTTTCCATTAGTCGTATGGCAAACGGGAAGTGGAACACAAAGTAATATGAATGTAAACGAAGTATTAGCTTTTGTAGGTAATAAATGGTTACAAGAACAAGGAAGTGATTTGAAATTACATCCAAATGATGATGTAAATAAATCTCAAAGTTCTAACGATACATATCCAACAGCAATGCATATTGCTGCTGTATTGAAATTAGAAGATACAGTATTACCAGCATTAAACCAGTTGAAAAATACGTTTTCAGAAAAACAAGTTGCTTTTGAAGATATTGTTAAAATTGGTCGTACACATTTACAGGATGCGACTCCGTTAACATTAGGCCAGGAGATTAGTGGTTGGCATCGTATGTTAGAGAAATCAGAAACAATGATTTCAGAGAGTTTAGAGCATCTTCGTGAGTTAGCAATAGGTGGAACAGCAGTAGGTACTGGTCTAAATGCACATCCTGGTTTTTCAGAGAAAGTTTGCCAGGCAATTAGTGTATTTACAGATAAGAAATTTGTATCCGCAAAAAACAAATTCCATTCATTAACAAGTCATGATGAAACCGTTTATGCACATGGTGCACTAAAAGGATTAGCAGCAGATTTAATGAAAATTGCCAACGATGTCCGTTGGTTAGCTAGTGGCCCTCGTTGTGGAATTGGTGAAATAACAATACCTGCAAATGAACCAGGAAGTTCAATTATGCCGGGTAAAGTTAACCCAACACAAAGTGAAGCTGTTACAATGGTAGCAACACAAGTAATGGGAAATGATGCTGCAATTGGTTTTGCCGCTAGTCAGGGGAACTTTGAATTAAATGTCTTTAAACCAGTAATAGCATACAACTTCTTACAATCAAGTCAATTATTAGCAGATAGCATTATATCTTTCGATGAGCGTTGTGCTGTTGGAATCGAACCAAATCATGAGCAAATTGAAAAGAATCTAAATGATTCATTAATGTTAGTTACTGCTTTAAATCCACATATTGGGTATGAAAATGCAGCGAAAATAGCAAAAAAAGCATTTGCGGATAATTCAACATTAAAAGAGACTGCTGTAGAATTAGGATTATTAACGGAAGAACAGTTTGATGAGTATGTTAATCCAGAAGAAATGACATATCCTAAATAAAGTAATGATTAAAAAGTATCCATTTATCAAAAGGTAAATGGATACTTTTTTACATAAATACAAGGCTTAAATTACATATTTAACAAGCTTGTATCGCCATAATTACATTTCTCCTACAAATTACCAATGTTTATTTGTGATAAGTTTTGAGGATGTGCAGACAATAGTCTTACAGGAGGTGATATTAATGGCTAACAACAATTCAAACCAATTAGTAGTTCCTGGAGTACAACAAGCTCTAGATCAAATGAAATATGAGATCGCTCAAGAATTTGGTGTGTCTTTAGGTGCTGATACAACTTCTCGTGCAAACGGTTCTGTAGGTGGAGAGATTACTAAACGTCTTGTTCAAACTGCTCAACAACAATTGCATGGCTAAATCTAAAATAATAAAATAAATGGCTGAAAGGGAAGTCTAACTGGGCTTCCCTTTCTATTTTTGAAAAGAAGATTTTTTATCGATAAAAACTGTTGTCCCGGATATGTTAGGAATTATTTAATGCGTTGTTCACTATCTTTATCAAAGAAATGTGCTTTGTTTAAATCAAATCCAAGATCAATACTTTCTCCGCCTTTAACATCTGTACGTGAATCAACACGAGCTACAAATTCTTGCCCATCAACACTAGAATAAAGAATAGATTCTGCGCCCATTAATTCTGCAACTTCAATATTAGCAGTTACTTTAGTACCTGGAGAAGAATCGATAAATATTAATTCATCATGAATATCTTCTGGACGGACACCTAGTACCAATTCTTTTCCTTCGTACCCTTGTTCACGAAGTACTTTCAGTTTACCTTCAGGTACAGTGAATTTAGATTCACCAGTAATAAAGTTTCCTCCATCTAATTTCCCAGTGAAGAAGTTCATAGAAGGTGAACCAATAAATCCGCCAACAAAAATGTTTTCAGGATAATCGTACACTTCTTTTGGAGCACCCACTTGCTGAATAACTCCATCTTTCATAACAACTAAGCGAGTAGCCATCGTCATTGCTTCTGTTTGATCATGTGTTACATAAATCGTCGTTGTTTGTAAGCGTTGGTGTAGTTTTTGAATTTCTGCTCGCATTTGCACACGAAGTTTAGCATCTAAGTTAGATAATGGTTCATCCATTAGGAATACCTTTGCATCACGGACAATTGCACGACCTAATGCAACACGTTGCCGCTGACCACCAGAAAGTGCTTTTGGTTTACGGTCAAGGTATGCTTCTAAACCAAGAATTTTGGCTGCATTATCCACACGTTCCTTAATTTCTTCTTTTTTAAATTTACGAAGCTTCAATCCGAATGCCATATTATCGAACACGTTCATATGTGGGTAGAGGGCATAGTTTTGGAATACCATGGCAATATCACGGTCTTTAGGAGCAACATCGTTCATTTTTTTCTCATCGATGTAAAATTCTCCATCGGTAATTTCTTCTAGTCCAGCAATCATTCTTAAAGTAGTTGATTTACCACAACCAGAAGGACCTACAAAGACGATAAACTCCTTATCTTGAATATGTAGGTTAAAATCATTTACTGCAAGTACTTCCTTATCATATTTCTTTTGAATATGTTCTAAGCGTAATTCAGCCATTTCTTATTCCCCCTATTTTTTATGTTAACGATTACATTTATTGTACAAGAGCCGATGAAATGTTGATATGGTAAATATGCACAAAGATGTTATTCTGTTTTGTGCATATTAGCTAAAATAGCTAAATATACGGTGATGGCTTGTTCAAATTGTTTTACATCAATTCCTGTGCTTTCATGAAATTTATCAAGACGATACTGAATGCTATTTCGGTGCATATACAGTTTTTTTGAAGCTTCTGTAAGATTTAAATTACTTTCAATAAATATTTGTATTGTTTGCAATGCTTCTTTATCCTCTGTAAACTCTTTTAAAATCCAGCTACTTAATTGGATTTTCTTTTGTTTATTTAGATTCTTAATAAGACGAAATGGATAATCTTCTATAAAAGTGACAACGGGTGAATCATGAGATTGAAAACTCGAAGGCGCTTGCTCAGATAATATATTTGAATACGTGACAATATCCTTTAAACTATTAAGGAATGGTCCTATATAAAAAGCAGTTTTAATGTATAATTCACTCATTAATGTATCTGATATTTGCGCATAACTTAACGATTCTTCCAGTTGTGAAATTTCCTCTTCAACTAAAATTCCTGCATATTCATTATGCCAAAGGATAGATATAGGCCCAGTGAAAAACTCTTGGATAGTCGTTTTAAATATATCTGGTTCGACATGGCCTTGGCGAATTTGAAAATAAACAAATCGAAAAGGAGAGTTAATTTCCTCTAATCGTTCTTTATCATCTTCACCTAATCTTTTTCTCCATAATTTCTCACGTTCCGTTTGTAAGGGTAAGTTAACATGGTATTTAGTTAAAAAAGCCGATAATAAAGCTTGATCTTTCTCTGTTAATTCATTTTGGTGGATGCCAACTACTTCTCCTTGTTCCGTTTGAAACCAGGTATAATCTAACGGAAGATTTGAAGTATTGGAAGGTAGTGTGCGAACACTGGGATAAAATTTTTTTAGCATTTGAATCATGTATCAGTACTCCTTTTTAATTATCATAATATTATTATAACAAGTTAATTCTATCCTACCTTTAAAAATCGCATAGGTATTGGTATACATCAGAGGTCACCTTTGTTATAGTAGCATGGAGACAAATCAAGGAGGATGAATAAGGATGGCAAATACACTAGATGTAGCAAATAATTTAGAACAAGCTTTACGTGAAAGTGATGAGTTTAAAAGCTTAAAAGAAGCATATGAAGAAGTTATGGGAGAACCAACTGCGAAACAAATGTTTGAAGATTTCCGTGACACTCAACTAAGCCTTCAAGAAAAACAAATGCAAGGTATCGAAATTACAGAAGAAGAAGTGGAAAAAGCAAGACAAGTTGTAGAAACAGTACAACAACATGAGGGCATCTCTAAATTAATGGAAGAAGAACAACGCTTAAACAATTTAATTAATGAGATTAGCCAAATCATTACAAAACCATTAGAAGAATTATACGGAACAGCTGAACAAAATTAATTAATAAGAGTGCTATTACCAAACTTGGTGGATAGCACCCTTTTTTTGAGTGGCCGTAATCTAACGATGGAATAGCACTAATTTTGCATCTGGACTTACACAGCGATGTGTATGTTCCATATATCCTTCTTCTTCAAGCTGAGTTTGTCCGATTTCTTTTGCAGATTCATCATTTTCTGCAGTGAATGATGTGTCCAATAACTTTTCCCCATTTTTTGAAAATACCGTTAATGCATAGGTTCTCATCCCAATCCCCCTTTAATTATTTATATATTATTATAAATCATATCAGTATTTTCTGGCAATTCATCCTGCGTGTTACAGTAATATCCCCACTGAGTAAAGTTTATTTTATTGTCTGAAAAAGTATTGTAATTAAATAGGACATTATATACACTTTAATGGGGACATAGGTAGTTTATATAATAGAGAGAAGGAGGTAAATCAACGATGACGTTACAATTAAATAACGTAACAAAACGATTTGACAACCATACTGCTGTAACTAATCTTTCTTTGGAGATTCCTGAGAAGGAGATGTTTGGTTTTCTTGGAGGGAATGGAGCGGGTAAAACGACTACATTTCGGATGATTCTTGGTTTATTAGACATTACCGAGGGAGAGATTACATGGAAAGGCGAATCGATTTCTTATGAAAAAAGCCATCTAATTGGTTATTTGCCAGAAGAAAGAGGTCTATATCCGAAGTTAACAGTGAAAGAGCAAATCATTTATCTCGGCAGATTAAGAGGAATGAAAAAGCCCCAAATTGAAAAAGAATTAATAAAGTGGTTAGATCGATTCCGTGTACCAGAATACTTGAATAAAAAAGTAGAAGAATTATCTAAAGGGAATCAACAGAAAATTCAATTTATATCTGCGGTGATTCATCAACCACAGCTATTGATTCTAGATGAACCATTCTCAGGCCTTGATCCTGTAAATGTAGAAATGCTAAAGGAAGCGGTTATTGAGTTAAAAGAACAAGGGACATCAATTGTATTTTCTTCGCATCGGATGGAACATGTAGAAGAACTATGTCAGCATGTATGTATTTTACAAAAAGGAACTCCCATTGTTCATGGATCGTTACAAGAAATAAAAAAAGGATATGGAAAGAAGAATCTGCATATTCGCGGAGATGTCTCGTTTGAATTCTTACGGACCCATTCAGGAGTTTCCTCTTACAAAGCTCTACAGGATGGATGTAAGCTTCAAATTGACAGTGAAGAAGTGGCACAACAAATATTTGAAGCTCTGCAAGGCAAAGGATTTATACGTAAATTTGAACTTGAAGAACCTTCGTTAAATGATATCTTTATTGCAAAGGTAGGTGCTTCATATGAATAAGTTTTGGGTTGTTTTATCTCATACATACCTATCAAAAGTGAAATCAAAATCATTCATCATTAGTACTGCCATTACGTTATTAGTAATTATAGGTTTGGCTAATTTACCAACAATTATTGATACTTTTGCTGGTGATGGAGAAGAGAGTTCGGAGCAGATTGCTGTAATTGATGAATCTGGAAATTATTTTGACCTATTAGACGAAAGCCTAGCTGCTGCGAATGACCAAGAATTAGAGATTGTATCTGTAAATGAATCAGAGGATGATGTGAAACAAGCTGTTCAGGAAGAGGAGTACGATGGGCTTCTTGTAATTGAAACAGATGAGAATAATTTACCTATTGGTACTTATTATGCGAATCGGATTTCGGATAGCGGAGAGCAGTTATTTTTACAAAATCAACTTCAACAACTAAAAATAGCGATTGGTACTCAACAGTCAGGAATAGATCAAGAATCATTAGAAATGATTTACGCTCCAGTACCATTTGAAGCAACACAATTAGATGAAACGGCAAGAACTTCTGAAGAAATGAGTCAAGCACGAGGT encodes:
- a CDS encoding ABC transporter ATP-binding protein — protein: MTLQLNNVTKRFDNHTAVTNLSLEIPEKEMFGFLGGNGAGKTTTFRMILGLLDITEGEITWKGESISYEKSHLIGYLPEERGLYPKLTVKEQIIYLGRLRGMKKPQIEKELIKWLDRFRVPEYLNKKVEELSKGNQQKIQFISAVIHQPQLLILDEPFSGLDPVNVEMLKEAVIELKEQGTSIVFSSHRMEHVEELCQHVCILQKGTPIVHGSLQEIKKGYGKKNLHIRGDVSFEFLRTHSGVSSYKALQDGCKLQIDSEEVAQQIFEALQGKGFIRKFELEEPSLNDIFIAKVGASYE